One region of Chryseobacterium muglaense genomic DNA includes:
- a CDS encoding DnaJ domain-containing protein produces the protein MKDYYYFLGIPHDASDEDIKKSYRKLSLKYHPDKNQDDDFFADRFKEIQEAYETLSDKGRRITYDQNLESQQKSFRYTVPPSIKTFTANKIHAKKGEEIIITWQTQNADVVKVLPFGLEKAYGERIFKITEFKNGKFQLLLHVTNSLLHKTVVQGITITEVFESDGEKFRDRAEELFKSQPRTAANPKGQPKIFRIIFGLLILVLAVYFLISSLTN, from the coding sequence ATGAAAGATTACTACTATTTTCTCGGAATTCCTCACGATGCTTCAGATGAAGACATCAAAAAATCTTACAGAAAACTTTCACTAAAATATCATCCCGACAAAAACCAAGACGATGATTTCTTTGCAGACCGTTTCAAAGAAATTCAGGAGGCGTATGAAACTTTAAGTGACAAAGGAAGAAGAATTACGTATGACCAGAATTTAGAAAGTCAGCAGAAAAGCTTCAGATATACCGTTCCGCCTTCTATTAAAACTTTTACGGCTAATAAAATTCATGCAAAAAAAGGAGAGGAGATTATTATCACCTGGCAAACACAAAATGCTGATGTGGTAAAAGTTTTACCTTTTGGTCTGGAGAAAGCGTATGGAGAAAGAATTTTTAAAATCACAGAATTTAAAAACGGAAAATTTCAGTTGCTGCTGCATGTGACGAACTCGCTTTTGCATAAAACTGTTGTTCAGGGAATTACAATAACCGAAGTTTTTGAATCTGATGGTGAGAAATTCAGAGACAGAGCTGAAGAACTTTTTAAGTCACAGCCACGAACGGCAGCAAACCCCAAAGGACAGCCAAAAATTTTCAGAATAATCTTTGGGTTATTAATTTTAGTTTTAGCAGTTTACTTTTTAATTAGCAGTCTAACTAACTAA
- the gcvP gene encoding aminomethyl-transferring glycine dehydrogenase, producing the protein MNTEQFVSRHISVNEADKQAMLEKVGVSSIEELISQTIPASIRLENDLNISEALSEYQMLNHSKELASKNTDYTSYIGFGYHNTLLPSAIQRNIFENPSWYTAYTPYQAEIAQGRLEALLNYQTVVCDLTGFALANASLLDESTAAAEAMHMFFNNRTKDQKKAGANKFFISDLVLPQTVSVLKTKAEGLEIEIVIGDHKTHEFDGSYYGVLLQYPGKNGIVLDYTEDIVEYKKLDLQVVLACDPMALVKLKSPASMGADCAVGTSQRFGIPLGYGGPHAAFFSCREDYKRDIPGRIIGVSQDMYGKRALRMALQTREQHIKRERATSNICTAQVLLAVMAGMYAVYHGPKGLNYIADQIHFKANALKGGLKALGYQTAEEPIFDTVKIVMAEDEKARLNRLMLDHNLNLNYFTEGVVSIAINESTTLEKLNVLMASFAQFKDKQTFKLEIKEGYSIPEENLRKDEILTESVFNKYHTETELMRYIKRLERKDLSLTHSMISLGSCTMKLNAATQMLPLSWADWGSVHPFVPVNQAGGYQEMIKELEKDLSEITGFAGTSLQPNSGAQGEYAGLMVIREYHISRGEGHRNVVLIPQSAHGTNPASAAMAGMKIVVVKNLENGEIDFEDLKAKTEQHSENLSCVMITYPSTYGFFDANIIEITNLIHQHGGQVYMDGANMNAQVGYTSPGNIGADVCHLNLHKTFAIPHGGGGPGVGPICVAKHLVPFLPTNANINVGSNEAIAGISAAPYGSGLILNISYAYIKMLGTSGLKKATEHAILNANYLKEILAEHFPILYSNENGKVAHECIVDFRQFKSLGIEVADVAKRLMDYGFHAPTVSFPVAGTLMIEPTESESKSEIDRFAEALIAIKHEIDEIANGEADQANNVLKNAPHTEQLVISDSWDKPYSREKAAYPLEWVRDHKFFASVSRVDEAYGDRNLVCTCEPIEAYM; encoded by the coding sequence ATGAATACAGAACAGTTTGTGAGCCGTCACATTTCCGTAAACGAAGCCGATAAACAGGCAATGTTGGAAAAAGTTGGCGTTTCAAGTATCGAAGAGTTAATTTCTCAAACCATTCCGGCATCTATCCGTTTAGAAAATGATCTGAACATCTCAGAAGCACTTTCAGAGTACCAAATGCTAAATCATTCGAAAGAATTGGCATCAAAAAACACAGATTATACAAGCTATATCGGTTTTGGGTATCACAACACGCTTTTACCTTCGGCGATTCAGAGAAATATCTTTGAAAACCCAAGTTGGTATACTGCGTACACACCTTATCAGGCTGAAATTGCACAGGGAAGATTAGAGGCTTTATTAAATTACCAAACTGTAGTTTGCGATTTAACAGGTTTTGCTTTGGCAAACGCATCTTTGTTGGATGAGTCTACAGCAGCTGCAGAAGCAATGCACATGTTCTTTAACAACAGAACAAAAGATCAGAAAAAAGCGGGAGCTAACAAGTTCTTTATTTCTGATTTGGTATTGCCTCAAACCGTTTCTGTTCTTAAAACAAAAGCTGAAGGTTTAGAAATTGAAATCGTAATTGGTGACCACAAAACACATGAGTTTGACGGTTCTTATTACGGAGTTTTATTACAATATCCTGGTAAAAACGGAATTGTTTTAGACTACACCGAAGATATCGTAGAGTACAAAAAATTAGACTTACAGGTTGTTTTAGCTTGTGATCCTATGGCTTTGGTTAAACTGAAATCTCCTGCATCGATGGGCGCTGACTGTGCGGTTGGTACTTCGCAGAGATTTGGTATTCCATTAGGTTATGGTGGTCCTCACGCAGCATTTTTCTCTTGTAGAGAAGATTACAAAAGAGATATTCCGGGAAGAATTATTGGGGTTTCTCAGGATATGTACGGAAAACGTGCATTGAGAATGGCTTTACAAACTAGAGAGCAGCATATTAAAAGAGAAAGAGCAACTTCAAACATTTGTACAGCTCAGGTTCTTTTGGCTGTAATGGCTGGAATGTACGCTGTATATCACGGTCCTAAAGGATTAAACTATATCGCTGATCAGATCCACTTTAAAGCTAATGCCTTAAAAGGAGGATTGAAAGCTTTAGGGTATCAGACTGCAGAAGAGCCAATTTTCGACACGGTGAAAATCGTAATGGCTGAAGATGAGAAAGCAAGATTAAACAGATTGATGCTTGATCATAATTTAAACCTTAACTATTTCACAGAAGGTGTTGTAAGTATTGCCATCAACGAAAGTACTACGTTAGAAAAACTAAATGTTTTGATGGCTTCTTTCGCTCAGTTTAAAGACAAGCAGACTTTCAAATTAGAAATAAAAGAAGGATACAGTATTCCTGAAGAAAATCTTAGAAAAGATGAGATCTTAACAGAATCAGTATTCAACAAATATCATACAGAGACAGAATTGATGCGTTACATCAAGCGTCTTGAAAGAAAAGATCTATCATTAACTCATTCAATGATTTCCCTTGGTTCTTGTACAATGAAGCTGAATGCTGCGACTCAGATGTTGCCACTTTCGTGGGCAGATTGGGGAAGTGTTCACCCGTTTGTACCGGTAAATCAAGCTGGAGGTTACCAGGAAATGATCAAAGAATTAGAAAAAGATCTTTCTGAAATAACTGGTTTTGCAGGAACTTCTCTTCAGCCAAACTCTGGAGCACAGGGAGAATATGCAGGATTGATGGTGATCAGAGAATATCATATCTCAAGAGGTGAAGGTCACAGAAATGTGGTGTTGATTCCTCAGTCTGCACACGGAACAAACCCGGCTTCTGCAGCAATGGCAGGAATGAAGATTGTTGTTGTTAAAAACCTTGAGAACGGAGAAATTGATTTCGAAGATTTGAAAGCTAAAACAGAACAACATTCTGAGAATTTATCTTGTGTAATGATTACTTATCCGTCAACTTACGGATTCTTTGATGCCAACATTATCGAAATTACAAACTTGATTCACCAACATGGCGGACAAGTTTATATGGACGGTGCCAATATGAACGCTCAGGTAGGATATACAAGCCCAGGAAACATCGGAGCAGACGTTTGTCACCTTAATCTTCACAAAACTTTCGCTATTCCTCACGGAGGTGGAGGTCCTGGAGTTGGTCCAATTTGTGTGGCGAAACATTTGGTTCCTTTTTTACCTACCAATGCAAACATTAATGTAGGTTCTAATGAAGCAATTGCAGGAATCTCTGCTGCACCTTACGGTTCAGGGTTAATCTTAAATATTTCTTACGCTTACATCAAAATGTTGGGAACTTCAGGTTTGAAAAAAGCTACGGAACACGCAATCTTAAATGCAAATTATTTAAAAGAAATCTTAGCTGAACATTTCCCAATTTTGTATTCAAACGAAAACGGAAAAGTAGCTCACGAATGTATCGTAGATTTCCGTCAGTTCAAATCTTTAGGAATTGAAGTGGCTGATGTTGCGAAAAGATTGATGGATTATGGTTTCCACGCTCCAACAGTTTCTTTCCCGGTTGCAGGAACATTAATGATTGAGCCTACAGAATCTGAAAGCAAGTCTGAAATTGATCGTTTTGCTGAAGCGTTAATTGCTATCAAACATGAAATTGATGAGATTGCAAATGGTGAAGCTGATCAGGCAAACAACGTATTGAAAAATGCTCCTCACACTGAGCAATTGGTGATTTCTGATTCTTGGGATAAGCCATACAGCAGAGAAAAAGCAGCTTATCCGCTAGAGTGGGTAAGAGATCACAAATTCTTTGCTTCAGTTTCCAGAGTTGATGAAGCTTACGGAGACAGAAACTTAGTTTGTACTTGTGAGCCTATTGAAGCTTATATGTAA
- a CDS encoding DUF4919 domain-containing protein, with product MDKSNSQEIIKITKQILSIDYTDMLAHKILRQTYKIIGDTENEAKYKTIQFGLLNSIVKKGDGKTCATAWPIIQIEEEYFILKMLDVKLQKQSIDNKGGLCDKMDVKTENGDQKTYYFETSRVFEGYKKLGIK from the coding sequence ATGGACAAATCAAATTCTCAAGAAATAATTAAAATCACAAAACAAATATTAAGCATTGACTATACAGATATGCTTGCTCATAAAATTTTACGCCAGACTTATAAAATAATTGGCGACACAGAAAATGAGGCCAAATACAAGACTATTCAATTCGGACTTTTGAATTCTATTGTAAAAAAAGGAGATGGTAAAACGTGTGCAACAGCATGGCCAATTATACAAATTGAAGAAGAATATTTTATTCTTAAAATGCTGGATGTAAAGCTACAAAAGCAAAGCATTGACAATAAAGGTGGGCTTTGCGACAAAATGGACGTTAAGACAGAAAATGGTGACCAAAAGACTTATTATTTTGAAACAAGTAGAGTTTTTGAAGGCTACAAAAAGTTAGGAATAAAATAA
- a CDS encoding IS4 family transposase, translating into MFTTHFTNKKKTSQGDKSSQLSAVLKDNLEKNNAKINKARLQLISMCILALCKVQTVSFHKLALAFESNGKADSSLRRLQRFIADFDLCSDLIAKIIFGLLPEKTNLKLVIDRTNWKFGKQNINIFMLGITYRNVAFPLLFMMLDKQGNSNSQERIALIKRFLGFFGKKCIDCILADREFVGEEWIKFLNEQKLRYYIRIRNNFKVFLPHKNSTVPVSWLFNGLKVGQVIHYPKIVKINGEYCYLSATLTQKRGEKPELLIIISYNKNEQSLLNYKERWQIETCFKAMKSSGFDIENTHLQDLERIEKLLCLVMIAFLWCYKIGDYLDRSVKAIPIKKHGHRAKSVFKYGLEFVSEILQNPYRKNFQQILQIFVM; encoded by the coding sequence ATGTTTACAACGCATTTTACTAATAAAAAGAAAACCAGTCAAGGGGATAAAAGTAGCCAATTATCTGCAGTTTTAAAAGATAATCTCGAAAAAAATAATGCTAAAATTAATAAAGCAAGATTACAACTCATTTCGATGTGTATTTTGGCTCTTTGCAAAGTACAAACGGTGAGTTTTCACAAACTAGCCTTGGCTTTTGAAAGCAATGGCAAAGCAGATTCTTCCCTTCGCAGACTGCAACGGTTTATCGCAGATTTTGACTTATGCAGCGATTTAATTGCTAAAATTATTTTTGGATTACTCCCGGAAAAAACAAACTTAAAACTCGTTATAGACCGCACCAATTGGAAGTTTGGGAAACAAAATATCAATATTTTCATGCTGGGAATCACCTATCGAAACGTTGCTTTTCCATTGCTCTTCATGATGTTGGATAAACAAGGTAATTCGAATTCACAAGAAAGAATTGCTTTAATAAAGCGGTTTTTAGGCTTTTTTGGAAAAAAATGTATCGACTGTATTTTAGCAGACAGAGAGTTTGTGGGAGAAGAATGGATTAAGTTTTTGAACGAGCAAAAACTACGCTATTACATCCGCATTCGAAACAATTTTAAGGTATTTTTGCCCCATAAAAACAGTACAGTTCCTGTAAGTTGGCTTTTTAACGGGTTAAAAGTAGGGCAAGTCATCCATTATCCAAAAATCGTAAAGATTAACGGTGAATATTGTTATTTATCTGCAACTTTAACCCAAAAAAGAGGTGAAAAACCGGAATTACTCATCATTATCAGTTATAATAAAAATGAACAATCGTTATTAAATTACAAAGAAAGATGGCAAATTGAGACCTGTTTCAAAGCAATGAAATCCAGTGGTTTTGATATAGAAAACACGCATTTACAAGACTTAGAGCGGATAGAAAAATTACTATGCCTGGTTATGATCGCTTTTCTTTGGTGTTACAAAATAGGAGATTATTTGGACAGAAGCGTGAAAGCGATCCCTATAAAAAAGCACGGTCATAGAGCAAAGTCGGTGTTCAAATATGGCTTAGAGTTTGTGTCGGAAATCTTACAAAACCCTTACAGAAAGAACTTTCAACAGATTTTGCAAATTTTTGTCATGTAG
- a CDS encoding RNA polymerase sigma factor, producing MPQKEKENIISQTVSSYGGKLMSFIRPKVKNTEDAEDILQEVWYQFSSLTNLSEIVNVGGWLYRVTANKITDKYRKKKTENLEDFVYEDEDGTFSIKDILLLDDSAGPEVKMFQDEIWKKLFAALEELPEKQKLVYMENELNDKTLQQIADEQGENIKTIISRKNYAVKHLRNRLKQLYEDLNN from the coding sequence ATGCCACAGAAGGAAAAGGAAAACATTATTTCTCAAACCGTATCGAGTTACGGCGGAAAACTGATGTCTTTCATTCGCCCGAAAGTGAAAAATACCGAAGATGCGGAAGATATTCTGCAGGAAGTTTGGTACCAGTTCAGCAGTTTGACCAATCTTTCTGAAATAGTAAATGTTGGCGGATGGCTGTACCGGGTAACGGCTAATAAAATCACTGATAAATACCGTAAAAAGAAAACCGAAAATCTTGAAGATTTTGTCTATGAAGATGAAGACGGAACGTTTTCTATAAAAGATATTCTGCTTCTGGATGATAGCGCAGGACCGGAAGTAAAAATGTTTCAGGACGAGATTTGGAAAAAACTGTTTGCAGCTTTGGAAGAACTTCCCGAAAAACAAAAGTTGGTCTACATGGAAAACGAACTCAACGATAAAACTTTACAGCAAATCGCCGATGAACAGGGTGAAAATATTAAGACCATTATCAGCCGAAAAAATTATGCAGTAAAGCATTTGAGAAACAGACTGAAGCAATTGTACGAAGATTTAAATAATTAG